In Drosophila pseudoobscura strain MV-25-SWS-2005 chromosome 4, UCI_Dpse_MV25, whole genome shotgun sequence, the following proteins share a genomic window:
- the LOC6902917 gene encoding mitochondrial import receptor subunit TOM20 homolog B-like has protein sequence MLSVNLFLLITSGVSFVGYCLFFDRKRLADPEYKRKLHERRLQKATREDQALEEEEEEEPEFGDDEQAVVSQQQYQHRLQLETFIWMSAVRCLEHPTILKRMFESEVQLGDRLLQDGRMDEALAHLANAILLCKQPVVLLQSLQKTMPKELIHPLIIRVSELLEESHHQENDREDQEAAFSSSDSDEWISDGNVPQPHMVG, from the coding sequence ATGCTGTCggtcaatttatttttattgatcaCCAGCGGCGTGAGCTTTGTGGGTTACTGCCTTTTCTTCGACCGGAAGCGTCTGGCGGATCCGGAGTACAAGCGGAAGCTGCACGAGCGTCGCCTGCAGAAGGCGACCAGGGAGGACCAGgcgctggaggaggaggaggaggaggagcccgaGTTCGGCGACGATGAGCAGGCAGTCGTgagccagcagcagtaccagcaCCGGCTGCAGCTGGAGACGTTCATCTGGATGTCGGCCGTGAGATGCCTGGAACATCCGACGATCCTGAAGCGGATGTTCGAGTCAGAGGTCCAGCTGGGGGATCGACTGCTACAGGATGGTCGGATGGACGAGGCCCTGGCGCACCTGGCCAATGCCATTCTGCTGTGCAAGCAGCCGGTCGTTCTACTGCAGAGTCTCCAGAAGACCATGCCGAAGGAGCTGATCCATCCGCTGATCATTCGAGTGTCAGAGttgctggaggagagccatcACCAGGAGAACGATCGCGAGGACCAGGAGGCGGCGTTCTCCTCTAGCGATTCTGACGAGTGGATCAGCGATGGCAATGTCCCTCAACCGCACATGGTCGGATAG